From Phoenix dactylifera cultivar Barhee BC4 unplaced genomic scaffold, palm_55x_up_171113_PBpolish2nd_filt_p 001060F, whole genome shotgun sequence, a single genomic window includes:
- the LOC108510734 gene encoding cytosolic sulfotransferase 13-like — protein sequence MATIPSKVQQEKEENPIPSPPQKYNDLISALPLCTSLPHLSLRQYQGFWFPDNWLPSIMTMQNHFKARPTDLILASYPKSGTTWLKALAFAVTTRTRYPLADHPLLSLNPHDCVLCVDELFADGHASKAEALPSPRLLATHTPYSVLPDSVTSAESECQIIYVCREAKDVAISGWHFGQNIPWLHVEEQHLLAENLKLFCQGLGPFGPIWDHILEYWRESQRRPNKVLFLKYEEMMEKPVENVKRLAEFVGCPFSEGEEREKVVEEIVQLCSLEKLKNLEVNKTGTLASTNIPNASFFRKGEVGDWRNHLDPEMARSVDEVCEQKLRGSGLTLGTIKD from the coding sequence ATGGCCACCATTCCCTCAAAAGTGcaacaagaaaaggaggagaacCCAATTCCGAGCCCTCCTCAGAAGTACAATGACCTCATTTCAGCATTGCCACTTTGCACATCCTTGCCCCACCTCTCTTTGAGACAATACCAAGGCTTTTGGTTCCCGGATAACTGGCTCCCAAGCATCATGACCATGCAGAACCACTTCAAGGCTCGCCCCACCGATCTCATCCTTGCGAGCTACCCGAAGTCCGGCACCACCTGGCTGAAAGCGCTCGCCTTCGCTGTCACGACCAGAACCCGGTACCCGTTGGCCGACCACCCTCTCCTAAGCCTCAACCCTCACGACTGTGTCCTTTGCGTTGATGAGCTCTTTGCCGACGGCCATGCTTCCAAAGCAGAAGCCCTTCCTTCCCCCAGGTTGCTTGCCACTCACACTCCTTACTCTGTGCTACCGGACTCGGTCACCTCTGCCGAGTCTGAGTGCCAGATCATATACGTTTGCCGGGAAGCCAAGGATGTAGCCATCTCCGGATGGCACTTCGGCCAGAACATTCCATGGTTACATGTGGAGGAGCAGCATCTGCTGGCCGAAAATTTGAAGCTGTTCTGCCAGGGGCTTGGCCCTTTCGGGCCGATATGGGATCACATTCTCGAATACTGGAGGGAGAGCCAGAGGAGGCCCAACAAAGTATTGTTCTTGAAGtatgaggagatgatggagaaaCCAGTGGAGAATGTGAAGAGATTGGCGGAGTTTGTGGGGTGCCCCTTCTCtgaaggggaggaaagagaaaagGTGGTGGAGGAGATTGTACAGCTATGTAGTTTGGAGAAGCTCAAGAACCTGGAGGTCAATAAGACGGGAACTTTAGCATCGACAAATATACCGAATGCTTCGTTCTTTAGAAAAGGAGAGGTGGGGGATTGGCGGAATCATCTGGATCCGGAGATGGCTCGGAGTGTGGATGAAGTTTGCGAGCAGAAGTTGCGGGGTTCGGGTCTGACACTCGGAACTATTAAAGACTAA